GGCCAAGTGCCCAGCCGGGTGTCCAAAGGACCCGATTCTAGACATTGGATTTAGGGGCTGAGTTGAGGGGGATCTCCTTGAGCTCCGTCCGCATGCACAGGTACTCCCCGATGACAGCCATGAGTGCAATGCACACGGCTTGAACCAGCCACCAGGTCAGCGCCGAGGGGAAACGGGAGCTGTAGAACCAGCAGCCCAGGAGGTGAAAGAAATGGACAGTGACAGTGAAATCCAGACACTGCTTCCCTCGCCGGATGAAGTACAGCAAGCCCAGGGCACTGTGGGGAGAGGACAGCAGTGAGTTGTCACTGGGTTGTCCTGGCCTTGGATCATTTGGGGAGTAGAGACAATTAGGATAACAGCATAGTGATCAGAAGCAAGCAAGAGAAGTGTGAAGCAAGAGTTACATTATTAGATGCCTAAAGAAAGCTGGCAGGTAATGCTGGGAGGGAATCAGGTTGggtggaagaaaaacaaaactataagcTTGATGAGAAATGGTGACCATCGCTCAGGGGAATCCTAGGGACCCTGAAGCATACATGGGCCATCGAAAGTGAGGACAACAGGCTATTTGCAGCTGGGCAAATCCACATGCTGGAAGGTTGGTCTGGAATCAATTGATCTTCCCAgttttcaagagaagccagaaatctggattttttttttaatagaaaatatcctTTCAACTAAgtggaaaaatgtttaatttcaaacaCCACTTGTGGGATGTCAAACAGAACATATCTAGGAGACAAATTCAGGTCAGGTCAGCCCACCCACTTTCAATCTCCAGTGTAAGGTCGAGAACAATAATGTGCAAGGTGTTGGTCTAAGTAGTTCCCATGAATGAATtgatttaatccttacaactatGAGATAGGTAATATTATTcgcctcattttactgatgaggaaacttgttcaaagtcactAGACTAGTGGGAAAGCTGAGATTCAAAGCCAAGTGAGTCAACCATCTAGAGCCTGAGATCATAGTCACTATGCTAAACTACCTCTCAAGGGGCAGGCAATGGTCATGAGTGGCGTTAAATTTTATCCAGTCAAACCCTTCAGGTGTACCAACAAGAAGCCCAAAGCCTAGAGAGAAGGGACTTAATTTGGCCAATGGCACAAGGACCAACAGAACTGACTTCTCCTGACTCCCAGTCCAATCCCCTCCTCATCTCATTCTACAACAGGGAAGTGATCTGAGATGAAAGCTATCCCACAGGCAGCATGCAGAGTGACGTAAGAGCTTTTCAGCTAAGTCGAAATCATGATAGAAGGAGCCCTATTATGGAGCCAGTCCCAGAACTGGCCTTTGCCACCCACTTTAGTCTACCACTCCCCAGGAACAAGCGCCAGCCTGTCCCATGTCCAAATTTAGGAAGTTAGTTCCAGTGCTGGACCCCAAAAGCTGGAGAGCAAAACTGGTGATACTCACCAGGTGAGGGCGTTGAGGATGAAGGACATCATGGACAGCCGGCCTGGAGGGGTGGAAAAGCCCAGGATCTGAGGGGGAATCACAAATGGAAATATGCTGGAAGTGACTTGGCTTGGTAGAGCTCCAGGCTCCAGGACCTCCCAAGGAAAAAGCATTCATCCCAAAGCACAGAAGACAACAGGCCTCTCCATCAGTGTGGCAGCCTAATTCCAACAAGGTGCTTTCACAGACATCCACTATGGTATCTTATATGACTCCAAATAGCAGCCAGGAAGAGACTTACAAAGGAGAAGCCAAAGTCCAGAGATGaacattaagtaacttgcccaaaagTGATATCATAATTAAAGAAAGAGTAAGGACTATTACAGGGTTCAGCAAACTGGTCCCCTACCAGTCAGACATCTAGTTTTGTACATAGGTCTTACGGAAACGCTACCACACCTATTTGCTTAGTactgtctctggctgcttttgcacCACAGTGGCGTTATTGAGTAGTTGTGACCTAAAACCTTTACTATCTTgccctttaagaaaaagtctgCCAACCCCCAGTCTATAATCCAGGTTGTATGCATGAGATGACTCTTCAACAGAGCCCAGGATTTCCACAGGCTCTTCCCAGGAGGACAGAGGCTCCTAAGAGGCTACTTCTGGGCACCTGATGTGTGTGCAACTTCCACCACTCTTGATACAATGCTACTGAATACCAAACATCTGCCCAGCATTGTCAGCTTACGAAGGCCTCTGACTCTAATCAACTCCTGTTATCCTCACAACCACCTCACAAAGCTATTTTTATCATTACTGTTACCTCTTTTCAGATAATACCTTGCCCAAGGGCTACACAGAGAATAAGCAGCAGGAGCATTCTAGACCTCCTGGCTGAGAAGTGTGCTCATTACCATTCACCACAGCTGCTTCTCAGATGCAACCAACCATCTCATAACCCATTACTTCAGAAAGCACTCTTCATCTTCCTAGGCACCTCTGGGGTCTCTCGGCCTCATAACATTTTGCTGAGAATTATTCCGCCCAGTTTCCAGgagagaaaacaggctcagaaaagtgaagcaacttgcccaaagtcccaTGGCTAGTACATCTGGACCCAGATTGGACGCTAAACCTTTCTGAATCCAAAGTACAGGCTCTTTGTGTTACAGTCCACGACCTCTCTGCTATTGCTCTCATGATTTTGCAGAGGGGATAACTAGAGTTCAGGGAGGACAACACTTGCCCCACATCATAGGGCTAGTAAACGGAATTTAAACAGAGGCcgggggtagccccggtggctcagcggtttagctccgccttcagcctagggcatgatcctggagacctgggatcgagtcccacgttgggctccctgcatggagcctgcttctccctctgcctgtgtctctgcctctcactctctctgtgtctctcatgaataagtaaaatctttaaaaaataaaaaaaataaacagaggccCGATTCCAAAGTCTAGGCTGTTTCCATTACACCTCCATGAATGCTGTTTTATCCACCCCCCTCTCCAATATGGCACCTGAGAATGTGAGGCCCAGGGAAGTGAAGTCACCTTCTCAGAGTGTCGGAAAGGAGATGCACCAGGTTGTTCATAAGGAACGTAGGCCTGTTCCTTATGATATCCAGGTCCTTTCCTTTGTACTAACAATCTGCCTCGGTGTCAGTGGTTTCCTCTCATGGATGGGGCACCTAAGGCTCAGAAGGATGAGATCCCTTTCCCAGGGCCACAATATGAGATGGTGGTCCAGCCACGGCTAGCCCCCGGGAGGGTCAGAccacaacaccccccccccacgaGGCCCAGACGCCGCCCGCGCCGGCCAGGGGACCCTACCTCGGCGTCGAACATCTGGTCCAGCGAGGGGCTGCTGCGCACCAGCCCATCCACCAGCGCCAACCACAGGCCGAGCGAGCCGTAGTAGACGGTCTGCATGAGGACGATCTGCGACAGGATCAACAACGGGTCCCAGACGTAGCTGCGGAACTGGCCCGCCATGCCGGCCCGCAGGGCCCGGC
This portion of the Vulpes lagopus strain Blue_001 chromosome 18, ASM1834538v1, whole genome shotgun sequence genome encodes:
- the SYS1 gene encoding protein SYS1 homolog isoform X1; protein product: MAGQFRSYVWDPLLILSQIVLMQTVYYGSLGLWLALVDGLVRSSPSLDQMFDAEILGFSTPPGRLSMMSFILNALTCALGLLYFIRRGKQCLDFTVTVHFFHLLGCWFYSSRFPSALTWWLVQAVCIALMAVIGEYLCMRTELKEIPLNSAPKSNV
- the SYS1 gene encoding protein SYS1 homolog isoform X2, with protein sequence MAGQFRSYVWDPLLILSQIVLMQTVYYGSLGLWLALVDGLVRSSPSLDQMFDAEILGFSTPPGRLSMMSFILNALTWS